TCGCGGCCATGATGGACAACAGCCCGGATGGATATCTTCCACGGTTTGCTTTGCGCCGGGCTAAAACCTGGACCGCGCGCCAAGTCGCCCGCAAGCGGCGCGAATTAGCCGAAGCTTACCAACGGCTTGCCCGCTCCATGGAATTATTCAACGGAGGCGGCACAGGAAGTTTATCCTTTGCCGCTCATGAACCGTGGTTGACGGAATTAAGCGCAGGATCGGGGCTGATGGGGCCTAGACTCAACGATTTCTATTCGAATATCCGTCCTGAGCCGGCCTGTTTTTTCGCGCTGCAGGCTTGCCGGTCGCCTAAACCAGGCATGGTCACTTGCCAGGGAGGGGGTTATATCGCTTCAGGTGCAGGCGGCCGCGATCGATGGCCTCAGCCTTATCTGCCTTCAGGATCAACGCTCACCGCCCTCGAAGGCGCGGGCGAGGTGCAAACCCCGGTCAAACTCGGCCCCGGAGAAAACATCGCCTTGGGTGATCCCGTTATTTTCCGCCATGCTAAAGCCGGTGAATTGGCTGAACGGTTCCAGGAATATATTCTTGTATCCGGCGGCGTGATTTCAGGCCGGGCTAAAACTTATCGCGGCCTGGGTTGGTGTTTTTTCTAAACCAACCGGCTTAACAACAAGACCGGGGGGCGTCCGAACTTTTATTCCAGGGCATCCTGGCCAAGAGCCCGGCCATCATGCAGGTGCCGGATAAACCAGCGAACAGCAGCCCAGCGCCGGCAACGGCAGCCACCCACCACAAACCGGGAATAAGTCCACCCAGCAAAGCCAGACCACCGGCCACGATTTGAACTTGACGCATAATGGGGATGGTTCCGCGTCCGCGGCGGACGGGGAAACCCGCGCGCTTCCAAGCCTCAAGGCCGCCCTCAACATGGGACACGCGCTCAAAGCCGGCTTCCTTAAGCGTCCGGGCTGCGTCCACCGAAGAAATCCCGGCCTGGCAAAGAACGAAAACCTGTTTGTTTTTCGGCAAAGTCCCTATCGCTTGATTTAAAAGGCTGCTAGGGACATTGGCCGTTCCTTCGATGAACTCGTATGCGTATTCAGGACTTTCGCGCACATCGATGACTTGGGTATCGGGCCCGCCCAGGGCCTCGCGCACGGCGCCCACGGAAACCGAAGCAACGGCAAGGGTTATTTTCATTGGTAAATTATACCACCCGGCGCTATTCGTAGCGCAAGGCTTCGATAGGGTTGAGTCTTGAGGCTTGACGCGCGGGCCACAGTCCGAACACAATGCCCACCCCTGCGGAAAACAAAAACGCCAGCAGCACGGCGGAAACCGACACCATCACCGTCCAGCCGGCAAAATAAGCCATGGCCAAGGTGATCAGCCAGCCCAAACAAATCCCGATCGTCCCCCCGGCCGCGCTGACCACCACGGCCTCAATCAAAAATTGGGCCAAAATATCGCTTCTTCTAGCGCCCACCGCCTTTCTTAAACCGATTTCCCTGGTCCTCTCCGTGACCGAAACCAGCATGATGTTCATGATGCCGATGCCCCCAACCAGCAGCGAAATCGCGGCGATGGAAGCGAGCAGCAGCGACATGGTGCGGCTGGTTTCCGAAAGCGCTTCCTGGATTTCCGCCATATTGCGGATTTCAAACGATTCCTCCTGGGATTCGCCGAGACGATGGCGCGATATCACCAGGCTCTTGACGTTATCCTGGACGCTTTCCAGACTTTCGGCGGAGGCGGCTTCGATATCGATGGTATCCACAAAATTTTTGCCGAGCACGCGGCGCATGGCGGTGAGGACGGGAATGATTGCGGTATCGTCTTGATCGCGCCAGGAGGTGGCCCCTTTTTCAGGAAGGATGCCGATGACCTGAAAATTGATGCGGTTGATTTTCATGAACTCGCCGATCGGGTTGACGCCTTCGCCGAAGAGCTCGCGCGCGGGCGTCAAACCCAACACCACGACCCGGGCTCTTTTTTGATTCTCTTCTTCGGTGAAAAACCGGCCGATTTGCGGAATCGAAGCGCGCATGGGCGCGTAATCCGGGGTGGTGCCTTGAATCTGCGTATTCCAATTTTTATTGCCGTAAACCAGTTGGGCCCGGCCGGATATCGACGGCGAAACCTTGCGCACGTCAGCGATGCTCTCCCTGATTTCCTGAGCGTCTTGAAGGGTGAAGCGGGTCACGGATCCCGCTTCCATGGACACGCCGCCGGAACGGCGCGACCCGGCGCGCAGGGACAACAAATTCGAGCCCATGGACGCCAAGCGCTGCTCGATGGATTTTTGAGCGCCCTGGCCCAAAGCCAACATGGCGATCACCGCAGCCACGCCGATCAAAATGCCCAACATGGAAAGAGCAGTGCGCACCTTGTTGGCTTGAAGCGCGCGCAGGGCTTGGCGAAAATGCTCGAGGACTTCCGTGGGCCGGATATGCCCGTTGGTGTGCTCGATGCGCAAGGGTTTGGGCGCCGGGACTTTGACCGAGGTTTTGGCGATGCGTTCATCGGATTGAATCATACCGTCCCTCATGCGGATGACGCGTTTAGCGTGGCGGGCGATGTCCTCTTCATGAGTCACCAAAATCACGGTGATGCCGGCATCGTTTAAGCCTTGAAGGATGCCCATGATTTCTTTCTCGCTTTGCGAGTCGAGATTGCCGGTGGGCTCATCCGCCAAAATAATGGCGGGCTCATTGACCAAAGCCCGCGCAATGGCCACCCGCTGCTGCTGGCCGCCGGAAAGCTCGTTGGGCTTATGAAAAGTCCTGGCGCCCAGCCCCACTTTTTCCAAAAGCCGCGCCGCCAGCATCGGATCCTTGCCGTTTGGGGTGTACAGCAAAGGAAGCCGGACATTGTCCAAGGCCGTGGTGCGGGCCAACAGATTGAACTGCTGGAATACGAACCCGATGGTTTTCCCCCGCAGGGACGCGAGTTCTTCTTCGTTGAGCTTGGAAATCTCACGGCCCACCAACTGATAAGAGCCGGAATCGGGAACATCGAGCAAACCTAAAATATGCATGAGCGTGGATTTGCCCGATCCCGAAGGCCCCATAATGGCCACAAAATCCCCGGCGTCGACGGTCAGAGAAACGCCGCGCAGCGCGGCCACGTCCACGTCGCCCATCCGGTAAATTTTCTTGACGCCGGAAATCTTAATCACGAACCGTTTTTACCTCCTCTTTTTTGACCGCCTGAGCCGCCGCCTCGGCGGCCGCCGAACGGAGAAAACGGATTATTCCCGCCTTTAGCGGCGCCGGCGCGCGGAAACGCGACTTGGCGCACCAGCACTTTCTCGCCTTCGTTCATGCCGGAAACCACCTCCACGCGCTTGCCGTCGGAAACCCCCGTTTTAATGTCCCGGGTGTCGAGCCGCTTTTTTGAAGCTGAAGGCAAAAACACCCGGGTGTGACCTTTTTCGTTTTGCAGCGCTTCCGCGGGCAACAGCAAAATATTCTCTTTAACGGCGATGATGAACGTGACGTTGGCGGTCATGCCGCTTCTCATGAAATCCGGCACCCGCGCCGGCGCCACTTCAACCTCATAAACGGTCACGTTATTGACGGTTTTCGCTTCATAGGCGATATGATCCACGCGCGCGGGAATTTCCTGCTGCGGGTAAGCGTCCAGCTGCACCTTGGCCTCCTGGCCGACGCGAATGGACCCGATATCCGTTTCATCCACCTGGGCCTTGATGATCAAACGATTGGACATGACCAGCACCGCGTCTTGGCTGGTCACGGTTTGACCCGGTTCCACGGCGCGGGCAATGACGATGCCGGATAACGGCGCAACCAGCGGGGTGGGTTTGTACAAATTTTCCCAATGAGCCAACTCTTCATCGCCTTTGGCGCGCGCCGCGTCCAACAGCGCGGCGCGCTCTGTGGAACTCATCAAAGCCAACACCTGGCCTTTCCTGACCGCTTCCCCTTCGCGGACGCGGATTTCCTCGGCCCGCCCAGCGATCGGCGGCTTGATC
This window of the Elusimicrobiota bacterium genome carries:
- a CDS encoding rhodanese-like domain-containing protein, with amino-acid sequence MKITLAVASVSVGAVREALGGPDTQVIDVRESPEYAYEFIEGTANVPSSLLNQAIGTLPKNKQVFVLCQAGISSVDAARTLKEAGFERVSHVEGGLEAWKRAGFPVRRGRGTIPIMRQVQIVAGGLALLGGLIPGLWWVAAVAGAGLLFAGLSGTCMMAGLLARMPWNKSSDAPRSCC
- a CDS encoding ABC transporter permease, translated to MIKISGVKKIYRMGDVDVAALRGVSLTVDAGDFVAIMGPSGSGKSTLMHILGLLDVPDSGSYQLVGREISKLNEEELASLRGKTIGFVFQQFNLLARTTALDNVRLPLLYTPNGKDPMLAARLLEKVGLGARTFHKPNELSGGQQQRVAIARALVNEPAIILADEPTGNLDSQSEKEIMGILQGLNDAGITVILVTHEEDIARHAKRVIRMRDGMIQSDERIAKTSVKVPAPKPLRIEHTNGHIRPTEVLEHFRQALRALQANKVRTALSMLGILIGVAAVIAMLALGQGAQKSIEQRLASMGSNLLSLRAGSRRSGGVSMEAGSVTRFTLQDAQEIRESIADVRKVSPSISGRAQLVYGNKNWNTQIQGTTPDYAPMRASIPQIGRFFTEEENQKRARVVVLGLTPARELFGEGVNPIGEFMKINRINFQVIGILPEKGATSWRDQDDTAIIPVLTAMRRVLGKNFVDTIDIEAASAESLESVQDNVKSLVISRHRLGESQEESFEIRNMAEIQEALSETSRTMSLLLASIAAISLLVGGIGIMNIMLVSVTERTREIGLRKAVGARRSDILAQFLIEAVVVSAAGGTIGICLGWLITLAMAYFAGWTVMVSVSAVLLAFLFSAGVGIVFGLWPARQASRLNPIEALRYE
- a CDS encoding HlyD family efflux transporter periplasmic adaptor subunit; translated protein: MLKNKKLWMAAAALAVFGAVAGLRWKKAADDKPRFREVAVERGDLRVTILATGVAQPQNRVEIKPPIAGRAEEIRVREGEAVRKGQVLALMSSTERAALLDAARAKGDEELAHWENLYKPTPLVAPLSGIVIARAVEPGQTVTSQDAVLVMSNRLIIKAQVDETDIGSIRVGQEAKVQLDAYPQQEIPARVDHIAYEAKTVNNVTVYEVEVAPARVPDFMRSGMTANVTFIIAVKENILLLPAEALQNEKGHTRVFLPSASKKRLDTRDIKTGVSDGKRVEVVSGMNEGEKVLVRQVAFPRAGAAKGGNNPFSPFGGRRGGGSGGQKRGGKNGS